The Candidatus Zixiibacteriota bacterium genome includes a window with the following:
- the rsgA gene encoding ribosome small subunit-dependent GTPase A has product MNIKSLGWNDEFESHLNSLNNDNYTPGRIIREHRKIYIVETEQGQLQAEVSGRFMHAAKCLSDFPAVGDWVALSVRPDEKRATIHARLPRKSSFSRKAVLSGSKKTDGGKTDEQVLAANIDKVFLVCGLDDNFNIRRIERYLSIAWDSGANPVIVLNKADVCPDVEACLEEVESVAIGVTILTVSAIEGSGLDQLRTCISPGKTAVFLGSSGVGKSTLINRLLGEDRLDTGGVRIADSRGRHTTIHRELIVLPSGGIVIDTPGLREIQAFGDEEGLSRTFSDIEELASHCRFADCQHQNEPGCAVRNAISSGELDESRFNSYLKLQKELAHLERRKDVKAQRQLYRERDKKYRQHSRENNELRKKGLA; this is encoded by the coding sequence ATGAATATAAAATCTTTGGGTTGGAATGATGAATTTGAGAGTCATCTAAATTCTCTGAATAACGACAATTATACTCCCGGTAGAATTATCCGCGAGCATCGAAAAATATATATCGTTGAGACCGAGCAAGGTCAGTTGCAGGCTGAAGTATCCGGACGCTTTATGCATGCCGCCAAATGCCTCAGCGATTTTCCCGCGGTCGGCGATTGGGTAGCCCTGTCGGTTCGACCAGATGAAAAACGGGCAACTATCCATGCCCGGCTTCCCCGCAAATCATCTTTCAGCCGTAAGGCGGTATTGTCGGGCAGCAAAAAAACCGATGGAGGAAAAACCGATGAACAGGTTCTGGCGGCCAATATCGATAAGGTATTCCTCGTCTGCGGTCTGGACGATAATTTCAACATTCGACGCATCGAACGGTATTTATCAATCGCCTGGGACAGCGGCGCCAACCCGGTAATCGTCCTTAATAAGGCCGATGTCTGCCCGGATGTGGAGGCATGCCTCGAAGAAGTTGAGTCGGTCGCGATAGGGGTAACAATCCTAACAGTCAGTGCCATAGAAGGCAGCGGACTGGATCAATTGCGGACTTGCATTTCCCCCGGAAAAACTGCCGTCTTTTTGGGATCCTCAGGGGTTGGCAAATCTACCCTAATAAATCGCTTGCTGGGTGAAGACAGGCTCGATACCGGCGGCGTCCGAATCGCCGACAGCCGCGGCCGGCATACGACAATTCATCGTGAACTTATTGTTCTCCCTTCGGGAGGAATCGTCATCGATACGCCCGGTTTACGAGAAATTCAGGCTTTCGGCGATGAGGAAGGTCTCAGCCGTACGTTTTCAGATATTGAGGAATTGGCCTCGCACTGCCGTTTTGCCGACTGTCAGCATCAAAACGAACCGGGTTGTGCTGTTCGAAACGCCATTTCGTCCGGTGAGCTCGATGAATCTCGATTCAACAGCTATCTGAAATTACAAAAAGAATTAGCCCATTTGGAACGCCGCAAGGATGTCAAAGCGCAGCGTCAGCTATACCGGGAACGGGATAAGAAATACCGCCAGCATTCCCGCGAGAATAATGAGTTAAGGAAAAAGGGCCTGGCCTGA